A genomic stretch from Mus pahari chromosome 6, PAHARI_EIJ_v1.1, whole genome shotgun sequence includes:
- the Pdik1l gene encoding serine/threonine-protein kinase PDIK1L → MVSSQPKYDLIREVGRGSYGVVYEAVIRKTSARVAVKKIRCHAPENVELALREFWALSSIKSQHPNVIHLEECILQKDGMVQKMSHGSNSSLYLQLVETSLKGEIAFDPRSAYYLWFVMDFCDGGDMNEYLLSRKPNRKTNTSFMLQLSSALAFLHKNQIIHRDLKPDNILISQSRLGTSDLEPTLKVADFGLSKVCSASGQNPEEPVSVNKCFLSTACGTDFYMAPEVWEGHYTAKADIFALGIIIWAMLERITFIDTETKKELLGSYVKQGTEIVPVGEALLENPKMELLIPVKKKSMNGRMKQLIKEMLAANPQDRPDAFELELRLVQIAFKDSSWET, encoded by the exons ATGGTGAGTAGCCAGCCAAAGTACGATCTAATACGGGAGGTAGGCCGAGGTAGTTACGGTGTTGTGTATGAAGCAGTCATCAGAAAGACCTCTGCGAGAGTAGCCGTGAAGAAAATTCGATGCCACGCACCTGAAAATGTTGAGCTGGCTCTTCGAGAGTTCTGGGCACTAAGCAGTATCAAGAGCCAACACCCAAATGTGATTCACTTGGAAGAGTGCATCCTACAGAAAGATGGGATGGTGCAAAAGATGTCCCACGGCTCTAATTCTTCCCTTTATTTACAG CTTGTAGAGACTTCATTAAAAGGAGAAattgcctttgatcccagaagcGCCTATTACTTGTGGTTTGTGATGGATTTTTGTGACGGAGGAGATATGAATGAGTACCTGTTGTCCAGGAAACCCAATCGGAAGACTAACACCAGCTTCATGCTCCAGCTGAGCAGCGCTCTGGCCTTCTTGCACAAAAACCAGATAATCCACCGGGACCTGAAGCCTGATAACATCCTCATCTCTCAGAGCAGGCTGGGTACCAGTGACTTGGAACCCACTCTCAAAGTTGCCGATTTTGGCCTAAGTAAAGTTTGCTCAGCATCTGGGCAGAACCCAGAAGAACCTGTCAGTGTAAACAAGTGTTTCCTTTCCACAGCATGTGGGACGGACTTCTACATGGCTCCCGAAGTGTGGGAAGGACACTACACAGCAAAAGCTGACATTTTTGCTCTGGGAATTATCATCTGGGCGATGCTGGAGAGGATCACCTtcatagacacagagacaaagaaggagCTCTTGGGGAGTTATGTAAAGCAGGGGACTGAAATTGTGCCTGTTGGGGAGGCACTTCTGGAAAACCCCAAAATGGAGCTTCTCATCCCTGTGAAGAAAAAGTCTATGAATGGGCGAATGAAACAACTGATAAAGGAAATGCTGGCCGCAAACCCTCAGGATCGCCCCGACGCTTTTGAACTAGAACTCAGGTTAGTCCAAATTGCATTTAAAGACAGCAGCTGGGAGACGTGA
- the Fam110d gene encoding protein FAM110D codes for MLLSSPTTPSRGRTPSAVERLEADKAKYVKTHQVIVRRQEPALRGGPGPLTPHPCNELGASASPRTPGPARRGSGRRQPRPDSLIFYRQKRDCKASVNKENAKGQGLVRRLFLGATRDAAPSSPAPTERPGAPAGWAGSPDTPEATGKRAVCPTCSLPLSEKERFFNYCGLERALVEVLGAERFSPQSWGAEHGPQVASSPPPGSGDTSDWTSSDRDAGSPDCAGGGGGSEAAGSARDGRPTVSVVERNARVIQWLYGCQRARAPPRESEV; via the coding sequence ATGCTGCTGTCCTCGCCCACTACACCATCGAGGGGACGAACCCCCAGCGCCGTGGAGAGGCTGGAGGCCGACAAAGCCAAGTACGTCAAGACGCACCAGGTGATTGTACGTCGTCAGGAGCCAGCCCTGCGCGGGGGACCAGGACCGCTGACGCCACACCCCTGCAATGAGTTGGGGGCCTCTGCATCGCCCAGAACGCCTGGGCCTGCCCGCCGGGGTAGCGGCAGGCGACAGCCAAGACCTGACTCCCTTATCTTCTACCGCCAGAAGAGGGACTGCAAGGCTTCGGTGAACAAAGAGAACGCCAAGGGCCAGGGGCTAGTACGACGCCTTTTCCTGGGTGCCACCCGGGACGCTGCCCCGAGCAGCCCGGCACCTACGGAGAGACCTGGGGCTCCCGCGGGGTGGGCTGGGTCCCCGGATACACCGGAGGCGACAGGAAAGCGCGCAGTGTGTCCCACGTGCTCGCTGCCACTGTCGGAGAAGGAGCGATTTTTCAACTACTGCGGCTTGGAGCGCGCGCTGGTGGAGGTGCTGGGCGCCGAGCGCTTCTCTCCGCAGAGCTGGGGCGCAGAGCACGGTCCGCAGGTCGCATCGTCGCCGCCGCCCGGCTCCGGGGACACCAGCGATTGGACATCCAGCGACAGGGACGCGGGTAGCCCGGACTgtgcgggcggcggcggcggctcggAGGCGGCGGGGTCGGCGCGGGACGGACGCCCCACGGTGTCGGTGGTGGAACGCAACGCGCGCGTCATCCAGTGGTTGTACGGCTGCCAGCGCGCGCGCGCCCCGCCGCGCGAGTCCGAGGTGTGA